From the Acipenser ruthenus chromosome 5, fAciRut3.2 maternal haplotype, whole genome shotgun sequence genome, the window GCTGTATTCGCCATAAGCAGTCAAAAGTTATTCAAGTTACATAAAACCTCATCTTTCATTATATAGGTAATACACAGAACAGATTACTTTCCAAAGTGCTCCCACGTAATCCATGCATATGAATTAAAATCATCTACATTTAATGAGTTCTATCTAGTATGACTTAAGTATTACtaaaaatgttattatacatttaaCTGTCCcacttgtctgtctgtcacactctacatggtgaacacgattACTTCCTTGGcagcaaatttattttattatacactcCTAGCTACCTATCGAAGTTTCCTATTGCACCCGACCATAACATTTCACTTGTTGTGTGCTTATTACGTGAGTGTGAGGAACATCTGTATGTGCCTGTActgattttaaatacagtaagacTTTGTTTTGTTGTCCGTCTCTACAAACTAATTTGCCTAACGTGTGAAAGAAAAAGTTACATTAACTAAacacctgctttttttttttgcatttatttagctTCTTTCTTCCCCACATCCTGACTGAAACAGGATGCTTTCTTAGTGTGCTAGCACCATCTAGGCAGCTTACAGTGGCACTGCAATCCCACAGAAGTGTAATGAAAGTGTAAGCAATTTTAGTTAATGATACACATACCTAATGAATCTCTGGACTTCCAAAAGGTGAAGTCTCAAATGATTGGTTTTCTTTGTCAAAAGAATCTTCCTTATGTCTATGTGCAAATTTCCGCTTCAAAGCATCAGCAATTAGTGCTGCAGGGTCCGAAATCGATACCCGCTTCTTATCTTTCTTCATAACTGGCGTGCCTCCCGGCGACCTGCAAATTGTCAAGAAAATGTCTTGTTAAGGCGATTCACAAAAGGAAATCACACATTGCAGATACCAGATGAGGGAACTAAAAGAAAATAGTGTTTCTAAACGACAGCATATCCCCTACAAGcaattgtttttcttattttttttttttaaatatgtaaaaaaatattataggCTTAATAAACATATTATTTTTAACTAGTTTTCATAATTTTATACAAGAgccattttatatattataacaCAGAGGGTCATGTATCAAGGGTTTGCGAAGGCCATAGCGCCGAGTTTACGccggccttaaaattgccctgtatgtatcttgacacttttggcaagttaaggccgtaTTAGCACAGCCAAAATGAGATCCCCATGCAATGTGCTCCGctgctcattagccatgcattttaagggGTGTCAAGCCTTATATGCATGGGCAAACTGTAGGttgggctcatttgtaaatgaagccagtgttattaaaatgagatttatgatGCGGCAGAACAGCTGCGTCGGCCCTAAAAGGTTCCACAAATAAGTCAGATTTCAAATTGTTCTTATTTGGGCACAAAGAAAGaaatcagaaagcagctgataagaaagagcattatggcagcagtcatatagGGGCCCGGaaaattcactgtatttttaaaagaaattcacaaatgacaataaaaaacCCCCCAACAAATTTCACAGAGTCACAGATTATTAAAgaatggataaataaataaataaataaataaataaataaataaataaataaaaatcaccagaaaacacattttctatttacattatattctactgatgtaagttgcctaaaatgtgttatcattgatagttcatcaagaacataACCCAAAAACCAAGGCTAAAACATTTTAACGTTTagcctagctactgagtcaactctttaaaatgtacattcgctattgaaacaatctttaacaatgtaacaaacttctgctggaaacaagttgtttaaaatggtctgtgttggctgcaaaaaaaaagtaacaagcagacaaaatatgttttttaaaaaacaaccttgaatgacaaattcagcaacattttcgagttttgtgaacttttaaaaacttatgttgacacatcaattaaaatgaccatgtaattcccatagcctattttgctgcctctaatcccaaaatgttaaacacgggagaaacgttaactgcaaacaTGAACCTCAATGGCAAAAactgaagcttttgtgtttttctttatacacactgtacatttctagtagtatgtagacatgtcattgtacagtatgaggaattcaccaatcatgaagccggtatttgtttgaccccattgacgtagtaaccaaatgcatggcattgtgccagaccgtgtacagctactgtagcgctgcttctacttgataaaattATGACatcaacaggggaggtgaagagtaatgtaaaatactttaagaaataaaatgcatatttctcaaagtaggcagtcaaatacacgatttccatGAAATTTGTGATATTGTGAATTTTCTGGGGCATTTCTTACGATGGAGAGTGCAGgatcctaaccttcctgaacaacccaggaacagagggagagtactgagaagaagggagagtatttaggatccacattaccctttttgatcttCCCGAGGATTAAATTATAGCTTGACACCGGCTACTTCGTTATGTACAACTGTTTGTATTCATCGTATAATAAACCTGGTACattaagttatccttttcattatgtatatttggttttatccgttgtataataataatataatatgtgCTATTTTTCGGATTAgcctgttaatctgtgctacctGTAGCCCATTTTGCGGGGGAGGTGCAGCACATTTCATTTTGGTCCAGTTAATACATTCGGCATGGGGTAAAATTTGTGCCAAggcagagcgctactttacactccaCCAATTTAGCGCTGCATcggtcgatcttgatacatgtccccctaaAATGTCTGCATTTGTGGGCCTAGGGCCAAACATGATATAGGGCCAAATCTTGACCACAATGCACCTCAATGCACTTTTCAAAATTTGGCCCACAGACTTAAACATTAGTTCTTTACTTTaagtgagttttttttaattttaaaaagagttTCACATTATGAATCTTCTTTCCTCTAAATACCTTTCCACTGCTTGCAGCCGAACCTTGTTCATATCTCTTAAAACGTGCAACATACTGGGGACggagtcaggagcagaaacattatCCCTGTTGCGCTGCCCAGACCTGTTTGTAGCACACCGCTGTCTGTTTAAGTCAACATCCAGGACTTGAGCTGTTCTACAACTGGGTGGTGGTGGCAAAGGAAGGGATGGAGGGGGAGGTGGAGCAGACATGCAGATAGGAGTGGATGCTAACACTGGAAGAAGAGACATCCCAGGGGTACCAGGAGGCTGCATGAATCCTGACTGGGACATAGAAGAACCTGAAAAAAACAGGACAAGTTGCAGATCAtccaacccccccaaaaaaagtagtttttagGTATCAGCAAGGAGTGTACATGAACATAATACTGTTATAAATACTGATGAATGATAAAAAGGACCAATAAAGgggtacagtattaaaacaaataaattggATATTATTTAACAAGTTAGAGATCCagcataaattttttttttttttaaataaaaatgtccaccctagtgcactggggtttgtgatctgtcctctaaataacTGCAGGaacagcgattaaaaaaaaaaaaaaaaacattactgctGTGTAACCTGTTCGACAAAGTGTGCAGTAAAACTTACActaacagctttgaaacagactttaaagttacaagtgtaaaaGGTAGTCAGGATGTTatcaatgaaaataataattacaggtaagttatttaaacagttgtagcaacatgtggtgACGTGTCAGGCTATATTTCGCTGAACCccattacttactctttaatttaCCGGTAggtttaaaaaatactttctaTTCCATACAATCTACTGGTTATATAAACACAGCACTCCATAAACATTcatagagtgctgtggttatttcattaGTATTTAGCTGtcctcattcgtggaataactaTAGTACATGAATGTGCATGGTGTATCCtctataaaccaaaaaaaagtgcttaagaaaaaaaaaaaaaaaaaaaaatttgaacattttgaaaaaggAGCACCGTTTTCCTCTAAGATTGAAAATAAATTTACAGGCATTTACATTCTTCAACCGGTTTTTTGATGTAAAGACTACTTTAATACCTTGGTAGGCCTCATTTTAGTGAACTGAATGGAGGCTAAATCAAGCTGCTGTTCAAATCTTTAAAATATggcactcaattaaaaaaaaaaagttatccactcactaacacaaaaacaagtgcaaaaataagttattttgaaCTGAAGTTTACATAATGAAAGTAAGAACAGGATTTATTCTTACCTTGGTCCTGCATTGTAACAATCATGGCAATCTGCGCACGTAACCGTGACAACTCATCCTCCAGGGCCGTGATTTTCTTTAAGGCACCTGCGTCTGTAGTTTGTGAGTTTCCTTCTTTTTCTACCACTCTTTTAATTGACTGTGACAGCATGGAGATTTGTTCAGGAGGTACTGGGATGCAATTCGTTCTTCGGTCAGCTCTACAAGGacgaattacatttatttaatagagaataaaaacaaagacaaatgtaCATGAATAGCTGTGATATAGCAGTATTATGTTTATGTACATGAGTGCTAACTATCCATTATCACTGCACACAGTCCCTTTTAGTGCTGAAGATACATTAAATTAGGAACACTATAGATGAAAATCTGTTGCAGCTTCCTGGTACTTAATTATTTCATGTGCTGTAGTTCAAAGTTACTCCAGTTTTTgatgtatttcaaacatttacATATAgcttatatatacagacgtgctcaaatttgttggtacccttacagctaattgaaataatgcttcattcctcctgaaaagtgatggaattaaaagctattttatcatgtatacttgcatgcctttggtatgtcatagaataaagcaaagaagctgtgaaaagagatgaattattgcttattctacaaagatattctaaaatggcctggacacatttgttggtaccccttagaaacaataataaataattggattatagtgatatttcaaactaatcagtttctttaattagtatcacacatgtctccaatcttgtaatcagtcattcagcctatttaaatggagaaaagtagtcactgtgctgtttggtatcattgtgtgcaccacactgaacatggaccagagaaagcaaaggagagagttgtctgaggagatcagaaagaaaataatagacaagcatggtcgCAAGAGGAAAaccgaccccagagtgaacagaaggatagtgcgaatggtagaaaaactgccaaagataactgccaaagagatacaagctgaactccaaggtgaaggtacgtcagtttctgatcgcaccatccgtcgctttttgagcgaaagtgggctccatggaagaagacccaggaggactccagttttgaaagaaaaacattaaaaagccagactggaatttgctaaaatgcatattgacaagccacaatccttcagGGAgcatgtcctttggacagatgagtcaaaactggagctttttggcaagtcacatcagctctatgttcacagacgaaaaaatgaagctttcaaagaaaagaacaccatacctacagtgaaacatggaggaggctcggttatgttttggggctgttttgccgcgcctggcacagggtgccttgaatctgtgcagggcacaatgaaatctcaagactatcaaggcattctggagcgaaacatactgtccagtgtcagaaaactctgtctcagtcgcaggtcatgggtcctccaacaggataatgacccaaaacacacagctaaaagcacccaagaatggataagaacaaaacattggactattctgaagtggccttctatgagtcctgatctgaatccgaacgaacatctatggaaagagctgaaacttgcagtctggagaaggcacccatcaaacctgagacagctggagcagtttgctcaggaagagtgggtcaaactacctgttaacaggtgcagaagtctcattgagagctacagaaaatgtttgattggaataaacaatagtggatgccaattacttttgtcagtttcaagttatttcagagaaaattgtgcatgcttgttgagcataccgcagtttcttcctctcatacgcctcatctacagcatcctcccatggcactgttaactctaccaggtgaacaaggcgtgctgatccagacaacaagacagattatatatatatatatatatatatatatatatatatatatatatatatatatatatatacagacgtgctcaaatttgttggtacccctccacaaaaaacgaagaatgcacaattttctctgaaataacttgaaactgacaaaagaaattggcatccaccattgtttattccatatttaatagaaatcagactttgtttttgattttttattcaacataatattgtaaataataaaacaaatgaaaatggcatggacaaaaatgatgggaccgctaacctaatattttgttgcacaacctttagaggcaattactgcaatcaaacgttttctgtagctctcaatgagacttctgcacctgttaacaggtagtttggcccactcttcctgagcaaactgctccagctgtctcaggtttgatgggtgccttctccagactgcaagtttcagctctttccatagatgttcgttcggattcagatcaggactcatagaaggccacttcagaatagtccaatgttttgtacttatccattcttgggtgctttcagctgtgtgttttgggtcattatcctgttggaggacccatgacctgcgactgagacagagctttctgacactgggcagtacgtttcgctccagaatgccttgatagtcttgagatttcattgtgccctgcacagattcaaggcaccctgtgccaggcgcagcaaaacagccccaaaacataaccgagcctcctccatgtttcactgtaggtatggtgttcttttctttgaaagcttcattttttcgtctgtgaacatagagctgatgtgacttgccaaaaagctccagttttgactcatctgtccaaaggacattctcccagaaggattgtggcttgtcaatatgcattttagcaaattccagtctggctttttatgtttttctatcaaaagtggagtcctcctgggtcttcttccatggagcccactttcgctcaaaaagcgacggatggtgcgatcagaaactgacataccttcaccttggagttcagcttgtatctctttggcagttaaccttggttctttttctaccattcgcattatccttctgttcaatctggggttgattttcctcttgcggccgcgcccagggaggttgcctacagttccatggaccttaaagttttaaataatatttgcaactgttgtcacaggaacatcaagctgcttggagatggtcttgtagcctttacctttaccatgcttgtctattattttctttctgatctcctcagacaactctctcctttgctttctctggtccatgttcagtgtggtgcacacaatgataccaaacagcacagtgactacttttctccatttaaataggctgaatgactgattacaagattggagacatgtgtgatactaattaaagaaactaattagtttgaaatatcactataatccaattatttattatcttttctaaggggtaccaacaaatgtgtccaggccattttagaatatctttgtagaataagcaataattcatctcttttcacagcttctttgctttattctatgacataccaaaggcatgcaagtatacatgataaaatagcttttaattccatcacttttcaggaggaatgaagcattatttcaatgagctgtaagggtaccaacaaatttgagcacgtctgtatatagtggCAATATGAAGCAGCAATAGATAATTACACCCACAAAAAATTGTGTCAACAGCAATTCCTATCACAGTGTGTAAAACTAAATGTCTAAGCCATGCAACACCACTGTGTATAATAGAACTGCACAGCATTCTTCTGTTACCTTAACATGGCGCAGGTTTCATTCTCATCACCAGCCACCCACAGTACATCTGCAAAAGAAGGAACAAAAGGACGGCCGGCTGGcgtggtctctgtgctgtgcagtgcatgTAAATCTGAgattttctgaaaaacaaaatctttaattTTATCTTCTGAAATGTTCTCATCCAAACAGCAAACAACCTTggctattttattttgttgttaattttgtttttcttcaggtTTACAGATTTCAGTTCAATGTGATGCAGCACATAATACTGTGATGATCTTGCTTTTGCATCAGAAAGGTCGTCCACTGGATTCTGTAGCATACAAATAGGTCATTCAAAAGGAGATTAATATAAAATAGAAATGGTCTGATACAGCTATGAAACAGGCTACATACTTGGAAACAGACTCTTGGGCAGGGACTTAAAGGAAGATTTGTTCCGATCATGCGAATAATGCTGCGGTACTGGCCACAAAGTTGATTTTCCCATACTGGAACTAactgtaataaacacaaacacaagaaattacaaagcaacaaaaaaagccACTGTAGCATGAATACATATGTCAACAGCAATCAAAATGATCGATTGCATATTGACACTCTTGAAGTCACTTGAAGAAACCCAATTGCATTTTGTTCAGTtgctaaattaaacaaatacagtacatagtCAATTTCAACTCAGCACTAGTAATTAAACATATTATGCTGCACTAAAACAAAAAAGCCATTATCCTTTCCCATCAACCACTTCTATATGattttcaatacattttcttcattttGAAAAGTCTACAAGACGCTGCAACAGCAACACCCAAATACAACAGTATGTACCTAACATTTTTAAGGGTGAAAGAGAAGAAACCTTACCAGATCAGCTGGTACTCCAAAATATTCCAATAGATGTCTTAAAAGATCTAGCAGATCCAGATAGAGAGACATTTAACCCAATGGCATTCAGGCAAGGTAAAAAGTCTGGTCTTTTCACTCTGTTGGGTCCTGATTTAGGAATTGTTCATTtgaactgaaaaagaaaaacaagagagAACAGAAAGTTAGAAAACTTAACAATGCAACCTGAGCGCTTCATAAAATATCACAAGAGTACATAATACGGTTGCCATCTGTCCGAGTCTGACCCGGGCAGTCCAGGAATTGGCAcctgtgtccgggtggcaggaattaacaaacccggacACCCTAATGTCCGggtttaagtgaaacgcataagaaacaacaacctacttttaatattttctttgacacaCATTAtttgcttaaaggatttccactatcttattagaaatgtactgtttagtacagATCTGTACATTCTACAACAAACATATCCATACTGTACTGAGCTGATGTGTGATTCAGGACTCACAGGATTTTAGGTCTGAGTGATCCTTCACCCTGAACTTGAAAATCCAAGTGAATATGctgtgtcatggcaaatttcaccCCCAATTCGAGTAACTTGACAGTTCAGTTTTGCAATTAAGAgtcaacagtaaaaacaaaaacatatttttacgttttttattggtatttaatcataatgttcatacttgctttgcttttgttatttatcatctcaggatgctttacattacattgatctctgtgtgataaatacaaaaatacataaaatatggtttaattacgaTATATAATGGCAATTAAACcatatacatatgtgtgtgtgtgtgtgtatgtagaatATGCTTTACATATTTAGCCAGAGCTCAGTTATTTGTCAAATTTGAGTGCATTTTGactcattttgtttctttttaccgACACACAACCGATAGtgatgttgttttgttgtttttaatgtatataaataatgtttgttaatatttattatagaGGGGGGCAAAACTTGCCATGACATAGTCATGACAGTCTTTTCTGTTGGATTTTCCACCTGTTTATACATAAATTAAGGGTGCTTTACATGTGGACCACCTTAAAAGCAACCTAATTTGAATTAAATTTGCACGAATGAAAGAACAGGCTACATGAAGCACACAGATCTAGAAGGGGAGGGTTAAAGCCTCACCAAGACAAAACTACACGGATGGGGCACTAAAGCAATGCAAAACATCTTGAAAAATATCTAgtctacacaataaaaataacaattaggTACGAGTTTCCATACTTAAATTGTGCGGTATAGTTTTAAGACATTTCTCACTGATTTAGTGTCCTCATGGGGCAGGATAGCCGTAAGCATTTTGATTGATTAAAAGATATGAAAATGAttattctttttaatatttatagcGATGGAGtaattgtgtggtatagttttAAAGATGTTTCGCATTGTTTAGTGACCAGTCCAGGCAGTTTTGTCCAGATTAAAAAATGAACTAGCAGTGTGTGTTGAATCAAGGCTTTCGGTTagattactttattatttattattattattatttatttcttagcagacgcccttatccagtcgTAAATACGTAAAtcgtaaatacatttcaagtgttacaatacaagtaatacaataagagcaagaaatacaataacttttgttcaagcaaagtacaagtgtgacaaaccaaaattcaataatacagcagaaaatagtgatagttacttcaggatatgattaaatagtgatagttacattaggatgtgattaaatacaaagtactacaggttaaacacttggcagattacagtattctgaagtacaggattaaatgcagtaaaatagggggcagataagagaaaaataaagcacatttacatgtttgtttacttttatatatatatatatatatatatatatatatatatatatatatgtgtgtgtgtgtgtgtgtgtgtgtgtcaacatTTAATTTAAGCTGCCTGGGTTATGGATTGCAATAACAATGTGACAATGTCTTGTTTACGCACATGCACTAATAATCCGAAAAtgcaatgtcctttttgtgtAGTTTGTGAATCTAAAATATTTTTCCTAAGAGACATAAGTCCATAGATAGGTTTATAAATGAACAAAATTGCAgtactagtaccttttgaaacttgctagtctcGATGTAAACTTACTATTTCTTATGTGAAGTGCATAAAATggtatcaacaacaacaacaaaagttgGTGTCCCTAAAAATATtaggtttaatttttattttcctataaattttgatttttttttatttatttattttttaacaaaaaacctTAGTAAACGCTCCTACAGATTGGTCAATCAACTGTTTGCACCTCCTTACTGAgc encodes:
- the LOC117403327 gene encoding mitochondrial fission regulator 2-like, with translation MSLYLDLLDLLRHLLEYFGVPADLLVPVWENQLCGQYRSIIRMIGTNLPLSPCPRVCFQKISDLHALHSTETTPAGRPFVPSFADVLWVAGDENETCAMLRADRRTNCIPVPPEQISMLSQSIKRVVEKEGNSQTTDAGALKKITALEDELSRLRAQIAMIVTMQDQGSSMSQSGFMQPPGTPGMSLLPVLASTPICMSAPPPPPSLPLPPPPSCRTAQVLDVDLNRQRCATNRSGQRNRDNVSAPDSVPSMLHVLRDMNKVRLQAVERSPGGTPVMKKDKKRVSISDPAALIADALKRKFAHRHKEDSFDKENQSFETSPFGSPEIH